A window of the Lolium perenne isolate Kyuss_39 chromosome 7, Kyuss_2.0, whole genome shotgun sequence genome harbors these coding sequences:
- the LOC139834080 gene encoding uncharacterized protein, translated as MDVLSAMFRVAEYVGVLSDLAPIGLRHRVSLYADDVVIFAKPDAREISAVWGVLACFGAASGLKENFAKSSVAPIQCSDEALQAAAAALPYSIMPLPCTYLGLPIYISKPRKSDLQVVDKLAAKLPFWKARLMSREGCLVYVQEVMMASVVYQLLALDLDHWFIKAVDKLRRGFLWEGKEDAQGGSCTVVWRCHNGGSVLFWEDAWVPGLTVEAIVTDILKLVWPGLRKRCTIHDMLAGNSWAGDITGELSVDAVVQYLRLWAVIQDMNASRGGGQDSFAWKWHEDGRFSSKSPYRA; from the exons ATGGATGTTCTCTCAGCTATGTTTCGGGTGGCGGAATATGTGGGAGTGCTCTCTGATCTTGCCCCTATCGGATTGAGGCATCGGGTTTCGCTATACGCGGATGACGTTGTCATCTTTGCCAAGCCTGATGCGAGGGAAATCTCTGCGGTTTGGGGCGTGTTGGCCTGTTTTGGGGCGGCTTCAGGGCTCAAAGAAAACTTCGCCAAGAGCTCTGTGGCGCCAATCCAGTGCTCTGACGAGGCTCTgcaggcagcggcggcggcgctcccCTACTCAATAATGCCATTACCATGCACCTACCTTGGTCTGCCTATCTATATTTCCAAGCCGCGCAAGTCCGATCTTCAGGTGGTGGACAAGCTGGCAGCCAAGCTACCTTTCTGGAAAGCGAGGCTCATGTCGAGGGAAGGGTGCCTTGTCTATGTGCAGGAGGTCATGATGGCCTCTGTTGTCTACCAGTTGTTGGCTTTGGACCTTGACCATTGGTTCATTAAAGCAGTGGACAAGCTCAGGAGAGGGTTCCTTTGGGAAGGGAAGGAGGATGCGCAGGGCGGCAGCTGCACCGTCGTGTGGC GATGTCACAATGGGGGCTCTGTTCTCTTCTGGGAGGACGCATGGGTCCCTGGGCTCACGGTGGAGGCCATTGTGACAGACATCTTAAAGCTTGTTTGGCCAGGCTTGCGCAAAAGGTGCACCATCCACGATATGCTCGCGGGCAACAGCTGGGCCGGCGACATCACAGGAGAGTTGTCGGTCGATGCGGTGGTGCAGTACCTGAGGCTGTGGGCGGTGATCCAGGACATGAATGCTTCCCGCGGCGGCGGCCAGGACTCGTTTGCATGGAAGTGGCATGAGGACGGACGGTTTTCTTCCAAATCGCCCTACCGTGCTTAG